In one Candidatus Absconditicoccus praedator genomic region, the following are encoded:
- a CDS encoding DDE-type integrase/transposase/recombinase, with the protein MVVIIDWYSRAILSWELSLTLESEFCISALNRALALYEHPEIVNSDQGSQFTSVRYTNKLKENGIKISMDGKGRWIDNIIVERTFRTIKQEEVYIYDYRTPLEAYNCLQEYIDKYNQERLHSALNYKTPREIYGLSKDINIFNTTVNRAPFIYNV; encoded by the coding sequence TTGGTAGTAATAATTGATTGGTATAGTAGAGCAATACTATCTTGGGAATTATCATTAACACTAGAGTCAGAATTTTGTATAAGTGCACTAAATAGAGCACTTGCATTATATGAACATCCAGAGATAGTTAATTCTGATCAATGAAGTCAATTTACAAGTGTAAGATATACAAACAAACTAAAAGAAAATGGAATAAAAATAAGCATGGATTGAAAATGAAGATGGATAGACAACATTATAGTAGAGAGAACTTTTAGGACTATAAAACAAGAAGAAGTATATATATATGATTATAGAACTCCATTAGAAGCATATAATTGTTTGCAAGAATATATTGATAAATATAATCAAGAAAGACTTCATTCGGCATTAAATTATAAAACTCCACGAGAAATATATTGATTATCTAAAGACATCAATATATTTAATACCACTGTCAATAGAGCACCATTTATTTATAATGTTTAA
- a CDS encoding sugar transferase → MDIPHIHLGETVLFTLLSGVVFLIIGFLVGIYELFKPIHGYYKNFLKVWFFWIIIISFLAYLGQDFIFPNGISRFILILGGFFFLVMSSLFDIFLNLINSRYEQKKPYNMLLVYSNINFFKKVSKRFRGYNIYTIHGTKIDYALEGKETIGDYDIVVMLGNFDKNVLQQVVDYTRLYNKDFYHISESFFLEDLIYVPSRIGPVLAFEYKPSPLDGWYKVIKRISDILFSLTFLFVFSWLYLVIILYIWAKDGRPIFFKSERVGRGGEVFYMYKFRSMVKNADKLKNKLMRKSERKGPLFKMEDDPRIPVWGKFLRKTSLDEIPQFINVLKGEMSVVGPRPHLQSEVENYEKWQKRLLSIKPGITGYAQIFGRDSLDFEEEAKLDLYYIQNWSLFMDVYVIVSTLKVVFSGK, encoded by the coding sequence TTGGATATACCGCATATTCATCTTTGAGAAACTGTTTTGTTTACATTGCTTTCTTGAGTAGTGTTCTTGATTATAGGTTTTTTGGTGTGAATTTATGAGTTATTCAAGCCAATCCATTGATATTATAAAAACTTTCTGAAAGTTTGGTTTTTTTGGATTATTATAATAAGTTTTTTGGCTTACCTTTGACAGGATTTTATTTTCCCGAATTGAATATCAAGATTTATATTAATATTGTGATGATTTTTTTTCTTGGTAATGTCTTCTTTGTTTGATATTTTTTTGAATCTAATAAATTCCAGATATGAGCAAAAAAAGCCATACAATATGCTTTTGGTATACTCCAATATAAATTTTTTCAAAAAAGTTTCAAAAAGGTTTAGGTGATACAATATTTATACAATTCACTGAACAAAAATAGATTATGCTCTTGAATGAAAAGAAACAATATGAGATTATGATATAGTTGTTATGTTATGAAATTTTGATAAAAATGTTTTGCAACAAGTTGTAGATTATACAAGATTGTATAATAAAGATTTTTATCATATATCTGAAAGTTTTTTTCTGGAAGATCTTATTTATGTCCCATCTAGAATATGACCAGTGTTAGCATTTGAGTACAAACCATCTCCTCTTGATTGATGGTATAAAGTAATAAAAAGAATTTCTGATATTTTGTTTTCTTTGACTTTTCTGTTTGTGTTTAGTTGGCTATATTTGGTTATCATTTTGTATATATGGGCAAAAGACTGAAGGCCTATATTTTTCAAATCAGAAAGAGTGGGTAGATGATGAGAAGTTTTCTATATGTACAAATTTAGAAGTATGGTGAAAAATGCAGACAAGCTTAAAAACAAACTTATGAGAAAAAGTGAAAGAAAGTGACCATTGTTTAAAATGGAAGACGATCCAAGAATACCTGTATGGTGAAAGTTTTTGAGAAAAACTTCTTTGGATGAGATTCCTCAGTTTATAAATGTTTTGAAATGAGAAATGTCAGTGGTATGACCAAGACCTCATTTGCAGTCTGAGGTTGAAAATTATGAAAAATGGCAAAAAAGGCTTTTGAGTATTAAACCTTGAATAACTTGATATGCTCAGATTTTTGGTAGAGATAGTTTGGATTTTGAAGAAGAAGCAAAACTTGATTTGTATTATATACAAAATTGGTCTTTGTTTATGGATGTTTATGTTATTGTAAGTACCTTGAAGGTAGTGTTTTCGGGGAAGTAG
- a CDS encoding FecR domain-containing protein — protein sequence MNKILKSKRFSLVALICTFILFLFIIFDIGMGFAISLIISAIIVFLLSKTKSIIGMIIIFFIILFNIVYLTFSLTPTYSQEVSLEDYYKGKENIVSFNIMDTKETLEDNNASLRVRSPKGDERINLYKEGIEDKQVSVGEDDVISFMSRTNEISTTINIRFRDGSSIRLFPQSTIKMSEIYQDQENLLDSRTNLKVENGSVRFNVIRTITGDEGFNVETDSGTLVIRGTSGFIEHDINENETSAYSHDHLIEVVNKAGESMLLGNGEAAAFSEDFLERIDIYEFIDNVGEDIYKRLNRFFQEDMQNIEQYQEDIVNYIKENYSWSLDDSNFFERISYWKMRIGSFFDETKKSNLENYRNYKALLGDEDINVGDIREENILVPVNDTIDNIRLRFLREAGEEDEDTMRSYIINRYNEALEAGEDIDTDEIYNQIKSSDTIQNIIDGLDNF from the coding sequence ATGAATAAAATACTAAAATCAAAACGATTTTCACTAGTAGCACTTATTTGTACATTTATATTATTTCTTTTTATTATTTTTGATATATGAATGTGATTTGCTATATCACTAATAATTTCAGCAATAATTGTTTTTCTATTATCAAAAACTAAAAGTATTATTTGAATGATAATAATTTTTTTTATAATACTTTTTAATATTGTATACCTTACTTTTTCACTAACACCCACCTATTCCCAAGAAGTTTCTCTTGAAGATTATTATAAAGGCAAGGAGAATATAGTAAGTTTTAACATTATGGACACCAAAGAAACACTAGAAGACAACAATGCTAGCTTAAGAGTAAGATCGCCTAAATGAGATGAAAGAATAAATTTATATAAAGAATGAATAGAAGACAAACAAGTTTCCGTATGAGAAGACGATGTAATATCATTTATGTCAAGAACAAACGAAATTTCTACCACAATAAATATAAGATTTCGAGATTGAAGCAGCATAAGACTTTTCCCTCAATCAACAATCAAAATGTCTGAAATTTATCAAGACCAAGAAAATCTTTTAGATTCAAGAACAAACCTCAAGGTAGAAAACTGATCAGTACGATTTAATGTTATTAGAACAATAACAGGAGACGAATGATTTAATGTTGAAACTGATAGTTGAACACTTGTAATTAGATGAACATCATGATTTATAGAACATGACATAAATGAAAATGAAACTTCTGCTTATAGTCATGACCACTTAATTGAAGTAGTTAATAAAGCTTGAGAAAGTATGTTACTGTGAAATGGAGAAGCTGCGGCTTTTAGTGAAGATTTTTTAGAAAGGATTGATATATACGAATTTATAGATAATGTATGAGAAGATATTTACAAAAGACTCAATAGATTTTTTCAAGAAGACATGCAAAACATAGAACAATACCAAGAAGATATTGTTAATTATATTAAAGAAAACTATTCTTGGAGTCTTGATGATAGCAATTTTTTTGAAAGAATATCATACTGGAAAATGCGAATATGAAGCTTTTTTGATGAAACAAAAAAGTCAAATCTTGAAAACTATAGAAATTATAAAGCTTTACTTTGAGATGAAGACATAAATGTAGGAGATATTCGAGAAGAAAACATACTTGTTCCAGTTAATGATACAATTGATAACATTAGACTAAGATTTCTTAGAGAAGCCTGAGAAGAAGATGAAGACACAATGAGAAGTTATATAATAAATAGATATAATGAAGCACTAGAAGCTTGAGAAGATATAGATACTGATGAAATTTATAATCAAATCAAATCTAGTGACACAATACAAAATATAATTGATGGTTTAGATAATTTCTAA
- a CDS encoding adenylate/guanylate cyclase domain-containing protein — protein MLKTKIKRLPQKIGFFVLQIIVVIFGFLIIENNLLEQIDINAFEYYFNFRNSIVKELPGFQANKEKIVIVGIDEKFFSEQNISIQGLHRGYYAQAINNLQNAGADTIGVDVLFEKPYEFKLEDSRSQILNRIFNEYDRLLAETLNENVVLASMKQHNQNKIIKPDDLFLQKKPKIGHINSIINVRGIELGIKTTLQDQEGIKSKPFSLKIANNYIKNQQSLAYDGIEIDASINDQDSFISLNSFQRTINIPKTNHISGEEYILTPIYHQNQQDFKYLSLHDVIENKDKIKKVENSMVLIGATDPSLQDIKTTILGNTPGVLVHGNSILSVLNEDFLYKPNKEEIITIFLTIISINIFILLVFKNTTSQKFIFLLLFAEIIGLVIIGIIFSFLSIANGGTSIMLPIGTIGGIITIQLILTTIYYLIITTKLKEKFQTLFGLYVGKNLKKQTESDDQIGQKHADEKNIAVFFSDIAGFTELSEKLTPKDNINFLNIYLDSMSEDISINKGFIDKYIGDAIMAFWEGQNGCYFAAKAAILNILSLKNVNQQILDYIGDDNFSGLQCRIGLHYGKAIVGDIGSENYKLNYTVIGDNVNLASRLEGINKFYGSKICASEEFINKIKNSEEAFIFRKLDKIKVKGKQNSLVIYEIFPVLKKNLSTIESERYYYLKNMYENGLEEYFCGNFENAINYFEQILAIKQDKASQTILERCKTLMNLGIESWDGVWKFDEK, from the coding sequence ATGCTAAAAACAAAAATAAAAAGACTTCCCCAAAAAATATGATTTTTTGTATTACAAATTATTGTAGTTATTTTTTGATTTTTAATCATAGAAAACAATCTTTTAGAACAAATAGATATAAACGCTTTTGAATACTATTTTAATTTTAGGAATAGTATAGTAAAAGAGCTACCCTGATTTCAGGCCAACAAAGAAAAAATAGTTATTGTTTGAATAGATGAAAAGTTTTTTTCCGAACAAAATATTTCAATTCAATGACTACATAGATGATATTATGCACAAGCAATAAACAACCTACAAAATGCTTGAGCTGACACCATTTGAGTGGACGTACTTTTTGAAAAACCTTATGAGTTCAAGTTAGAAGACTCTAGAAGCCAAATATTAAATAGAATATTCAATGAATATGATAGATTATTAGCAGAAACACTCAATGAAAATGTTGTACTTGCTTCAATGAAGCAACACAATCAAAATAAAATAATTAAGCCAGACGATCTATTCTTACAAAAAAAACCAAAAATATGACATATTAATAGTATAATAAATGTAAGATGAATAGAATTATGAATAAAAACAACTTTACAAGATCAAGAATGAATTAAATCAAAACCGTTTTCTCTAAAAATTGCAAATAACTACATCAAAAATCAACAATCATTAGCTTATGATTGAATTGAAATTGATGCAAGCATAAATGATCAAGACTCATTTATAAGCCTAAATAGCTTTCAAAGAACGATCAACATACCCAAAACAAATCACATATCTTGAGAAGAGTATATTTTGACTCCTATATATCACCAAAATCAGCAAGATTTCAAATATCTATCTTTACATGATGTTATAGAAAATAAAGATAAAATAAAGAAAGTTGAAAACAGCATGGTCTTAATATGAGCAACAGACCCTTCATTACAGGATATAAAAACAACCATACTAGGAAATACACCAGGAGTATTAGTTCATTGAAACTCAATTCTTTCTGTTTTAAATGAAGACTTTTTATACAAACCAAACAAAGAAGAAATAATAACTATTTTTCTAACAATAATTAGTATAAATATATTTATTCTATTGGTTTTCAAAAACACCACATCTCAAAAATTTATATTTTTGCTGTTATTTGCAGAAATTATTTGATTAGTTATTATCTGAATTATATTTTCATTTTTATCAATTGCAAATGGATGAACCTCTATAATGCTTCCGATATGAACTATATGATGAATAATAACAATACAACTTATATTAACCACTATATATTATCTAATAATAACAACAAAACTCAAAGAAAAATTTCAAACATTGTTCTGATTATACGTAGGTAAAAACCTAAAAAAACAAACAGAAAGTGATGATCAAATCTGACAAAAACATGCAGATGAAAAAAATATTGCTGTATTTTTTTCTGATATTGCTTGATTTACTGAGTTGTCTGAAAAGCTTACTCCAAAAGATAATATTAATTTCCTAAACATATATCTTGATAGCATGAGTGAAGACATTTCTATTAACAAATGATTTATTGACAAGTATATTTGAGATGCAATTATGGCATTTTGGGAATGACAAAATTGATGTTATTTTGCAGCAAAAGCAGCTATTTTAAACATACTATCTCTTAAAAATGTAAATCAGCAAATTTTGGACTATATATGAGATGATAATTTTAGCTGACTACAATGTAGAATTGGGCTACACTACTGAAAAGCTATTGTATGAGATATATGATCAGAAAATTATAAATTAAACTATACTGTTATTGGTGACAATGTAAACTTAGCTTCTAGGCTTGAATGAATTAATAAGTTTTATTGATCAAAAATCTGTGCATCTGAAGAATTTATAAACAAAATTAAAAATTCTGAAGAAGCATTTATATTTAGGAAGTTGGACAAGATCAAAGTTAAATGAAAACAAAATTCTTTAGTAATATATGAAATATTTCCAGTACTAAAAAAGAATTTATCTACAATAGAGTCAGAAAGGTATTACTATCTTAAAAACATGTATGAAAATTGACTAGAAGAATATTTCTGTTGAAACTTTGAAAATGCAATTAACTATTTTGAACAAATTCTTGCTATCAAACAAGACAAAGCTTCACAAACAATACTAGAAAGGTGCAAAACTTTAATGAACTTAGGAATAGAGAGTTGGGATTGAGTATGGAAGTTTGATGAAAAATAA
- the rpoC gene encoding DNA-directed RNA polymerase subunit beta', with translation MLQKGFEGLMVKLASPEDIKSWSYGSVTSPDTINYRTGKPKQGGLFCESIFGPIRNFECSCGKYKGVRYKGIVCERCGVEVTSSRVRRERMGHIELASPVVHIWYVKATPSRIGLLLNLSVKEIEKILYFVKYIVVDYDKNQKKNAIANLDKSFQNKLTDLDKYYDEEISSLEKQKDELSNKEYQQKKQEIEKTYSENKDDLEKEYNRIKSILSNLKKGSTILESDYRNIFYKYEGVFTFKSGSTAILKLLEDIDLEKEISEIIKNFRQLKGPERDKTFKRLRLLINLHVSKVRPEWIVLKNLPVMPPDLRPVVQLEGGKFASSDINLFYRRVLMRNLRLQKMIDAGMPDVIKKNEIRLLQESVNNLIVGEKDSATKNAGMKVFKSLTDMLSGKEGIFRKNLLGKRVDYSGRSVITVGPNLKLDECGLPIYIAVRMFSPFIISKLIEKNIAHTPKQAEKLIKDEDPVALKILKEVIDGKYVLLNRAPTLHRLGIQAFRIRLMPGKTIRIHPLVCPAFNADFDGDQMAAHLPLSEESQKEAKELVAADKNILAPASGSPIITHTQDMILGAYYLTNDKLSEDKVVGRFGSIEEVVNAYYSSNVQLGDKVVLYYNGEEIKTTVGRVVFNSLIPEKIRFIDEIVRKGQLKSILDKVYNEYGREKTVEVADNLKDWGFKYATISAVSVNIFDLHVPKEKQALLAEGDEKVKKIHDFWFKGFLSDDEKHRLIVNIWSDVKSEIEKLVKMSYVDGNDVYSLVDSGARGNWSQLSQLSGIKGLVVSPSGSVIELPIKSSLIEGFSPIEYFIAAHGARKGKADTALKTAESGYLTRRLVDASQEVVVKEHDCGTDTGILISKDEAEIRGDNFYDMLYGRVSLEDLKDDNGNTIVQKDELINANHLQKIKESNIDMINVRSPLGCKIESGVCQKCYGMDLSKRDVADIGAAVGVIASQSIGEPGTQLTMRTFHGGGVASADGDMTQGIKRIEELFEIRKPKNSAIVAPFDGILKIIETGKLLEAEITSNPEKINYIVKEGYTITVKNGDYLKKGGVYAMKGKSQLKVKQEGVVETVGKDHIVLSVTEKYRKPLAAGTQFKVKDGAQVYKGQVVSTGALDIKEYKSIVSDIEAQKYIVREIKRVFTSQGQDVNDKYMEIIVKQLFSKVLIDDSGDSALVPGSVVSYESYLKINEELTAEGKKPASGERLALGLTQIAKESESWLSSASFQETMRIMVDSSTKGAIDQLHDLKSNVIIGRLLPLGDVYRNEYFGQDYEEQDASKVEQDSSQNDN, from the coding sequence ATGTTACAAAAAGGTTTTGAGTGATTAATGGTAAAATTAGCTTCACCAGAAGATATAAAATCTTGGTCTTACTGATCAGTTACATCTCCAGATACTATAAATTATAGAACAGGAAAACCAAAACAATGATGACTGTTTTGTGAGTCAATTTTTGGGCCTATTAGGAATTTTGAATGTAGTTGTTGAAAATATAAATGAGTAAGATATAAATGAATAGTTTGTGAAAGATGTTGAGTAGAAGTAACAAGCTCTAGAGTTAGAAGAGAAAGAATGTGACATATAGAACTAGCATCTCCTGTTGTACATATTTGGTATGTAAAAGCTACTCCTTCTAGAATTTGACTATTATTGAATTTGTCAGTAAAGGAAATTGAGAAAATACTATATTTTGTAAAATATATTGTAGTAGATTACGATAAAAACCAAAAGAAAAATGCGATAGCAAATCTTGATAAAAGTTTTCAAAATAAATTAACTGATCTTGATAAATATTATGATGAAGAAATATCTTCTTTGGAAAAGCAAAAAGATGAGTTGTCAAATAAAGAGTACCAACAAAAAAAGCAAGAAATAGAAAAAACATATTCAGAAAATAAAGATGATCTTGAAAAAGAATACAATAGAATTAAGTCTATACTTTCAAACCTGAAGAAATGATCAACAATCCTTGAAAGTGATTATAGAAATATATTTTATAAATATGAGGGTGTTTTTACTTTTAAGTCATGATCAACAGCAATTTTGAAATTGCTTGAGGATATAGACCTAGAAAAAGAAATATCAGAAATAATAAAAAATTTCAGACAACTTAAATGACCAGAAAGAGATAAAACATTCAAAAGACTTAGATTGTTAATCAACTTACATGTTTCTAAAGTAAGGCCAGAGTGGATTGTGCTTAAAAATCTTCCAGTAATGCCTCCAGACTTAAGACCTGTAGTACAACTTGAATGAGGTAAATTTGCATCTTCTGATATTAACCTTTTTTATAGAAGAGTATTAATGAGAAACTTAAGGTTGCAAAAAATGATAGATGCAGGTATGCCTGATGTGATTAAGAAAAATGAGATAAGACTCTTACAGGAATCTGTAAATAATCTTATAGTTTGAGAAAAAGATTCTGCTACGAAAAATGCAGGTATGAAGGTGTTTAAGTCTTTGACTGATATGCTTTCTTGAAAAGAGTGAATATTTAGAAAAAACCTTTTGTGAAAGAGAGTAGATTATTCCTGAAGATCAGTTATTACAGTATGACCAAATTTAAAACTTGATGAATGTTGACTTCCTATATATATTGCTGTTAGGATGTTTTCACCATTTATTATATCAAAACTTATAGAAAAAAATATAGCTCATACTCCAAAGCAAGCAGAAAAATTAATTAAAGATGAAGATCCTGTAGCATTAAAAATACTAAAAGAAGTTATAGACTGAAAATATGTGCTTTTGAATCGTGCACCTACACTTCATAGGCTTTGAATACAGGCATTTAGAATTCGTCTTATGCCTTGAAAAACAATAAGAATTCATCCGCTAGTTTGTCCTGCTTTCAATGCAGATTTTGACTGAGATCAAATGGCTGCCCACCTACCTCTTTCTGAGGAATCCCAAAAAGAAGCTAAAGAACTAGTTGCAGCAGACAAAAATATATTGGCTCCTGCTTCATGATCTCCAATAATTACACATACTCAAGATATGATTTTGTGAGCATATTATTTGACAAATGATAAACTAAGTGAAGATAAAGTTGTATGAAGGTTTGGTAGCATAGAAGAAGTAGTTAATGCCTATTATTCTAGTAATGTTCAACTATGAGATAAAGTTGTATTGTATTATAATGGAGAAGAAATAAAAACAACTGTATGAAGAGTGGTATTCAATAGTCTTATTCCAGAAAAAATTAGATTTATAGATGAAATAGTAAGAAAGGGTCAATTGAAGTCTATACTTGATAAAGTATATAATGAGTATTGAAGAGAGAAAACAGTTGAAGTAGCAGACAATTTGAAAGACTGGTGATTTAAGTATGCTACTATCTCAGCAGTAAGTGTAAATATATTTGATCTACATGTTCCAAAAGAAAAACAAGCTTTGTTGGCCGAAGGTGATGAAAAAGTAAAGAAAATACATGATTTTTGGTTTAAATGATTCCTTTCTGACGATGAAAAACACAGACTTATAGTAAATATCTGGTCTGATGTTAAATCAGAAATTGAAAAGCTTGTAAAAATGTCTTATGTAGACTGAAATGATGTTTACTCTCTGGTTGATTCTTGAGCAAGATGAAACTGGTCTCAGCTATCTCAGCTTTCTTGAATAAAGGGGCTTGTAGTTTCTCCTTCTGGTTCTGTTATTGAACTGCCTATTAAATCATCTTTGATAGAAGGTTTCTCTCCAATTGAGTATTTTATTGCAGCACATTGAGCAAGAAAATGAAAAGCAGATACAGCACTTAAAACAGCAGAGTCAGGATATTTAACAAGAAGACTAGTAGATGCTTCTCAAGAAGTTGTTGTCAAAGAGCATGATTGTTGAACAGATACTTGAATCTTGATATCAAAAGATGAAGCAGAAATTAGGTGAGATAATTTTTATGATATGTTGTATTGAAGAGTTTCTTTAGAAGACCTAAAAGATGATAATTGAAATACAATTGTCCAAAAAGATGAACTTATAAATGCAAATCATCTACAAAAAATAAAAGAATCAAACATAGATATGATTAATGTAAGATCTCCTCTTGGATGTAAAATAGAATCTTGAGTTTGTCAAAAATGTTACTGAATGGATTTGTCTAAAAGAGATGTTGCAGATATTTGAGCTGCAGTGTGAGTAATTGCATCTCAAAGTATTTGAGAGCCTGGTACTCAGCTTACCATGAGAACGTTCCATGGATGATGAGTTGCTAGTGCAGATTGAGATATGACTCAAGGTATAAAAAGAATTGAAGAATTATTTGAAATAAGAAAACCAAAAAATAGTGCAATAGTTGCCCCATTTGATTGAATTCTTAAAATAATAGAAACTTGAAAACTTTTAGAGGCTGAAATAACTTCAAATCCAGAAAAAATAAATTATATTGTGAAAGAAGGGTATACTATAACTGTTAAGAATTGAGACTATCTAAAAAAATGATGAGTGTATGCTATGAAATGAAAAAGTCAGTTAAAAGTAAAACAAGAATGAGTAGTGGAAACAGTTTGAAAAGATCATATAGTATTGTCAGTGACAGAAAAATATAGGAAACCTCTTGCCGCTTGAACTCAGTTTAAGGTAAAAGATTGAGCACAAGTATATAAATGACAAGTTGTATCTACATGAGCTTTGGATATTAAAGAGTACAAATCAATAGTTTCAGATATTGAAGCTCAAAAATATATAGTAAGAGAAATAAAAAGAGTGTTTACTTCTCAAGGTCAGGATGTTAATGATAAATACATGGAAATTATAGTTAAGCAGTTGTTTTCAAAGGTATTGATAGATGATTCTTGAGATAGTGCTCTTGTACCATGAAGTGTTGTGTCTTATGAAAGTTATCTAAAAATCAATGAAGAATTAACAGCTGAGTGAAAGAAACCAGCTTCTTGAGAAAGACTGGCGTTAGGTCTAACTCAAATAGCAAAAGAGTCAGAATCATGGTTGTCGTCAGCTTCTTTCCAAGAAACTATGAGGATTATGGTTGATAGTTCTACAAAATGAGCAATTGATCAGCTACATGATCTAAAATCCAATGTGATTATATGAAGGTTGCTTCCATTGTGAGATGTTTATAGAAATGAGTATTTTTGACAAGATTATGAAGAACAAGATGCTTCTAAAGTAGAACAAGATTCTTCTCAAAATGATAATTAA